From Diadema setosum chromosome 5, eeDiaSeto1, whole genome shotgun sequence, the proteins below share one genomic window:
- the LOC140228893 gene encoding patched domain-containing protein 3-like, with protein MTSCNCIDRVLSRVFYSYGKLVARHPLVFFLGPMIIAAGLAVGIIFLQIETDIVFLFSPDASQARKDAPFFYDVFPVDYNNYWQSRGNGSEDLGARVIIKPLVGGNILTEEAVSEILRFDHGVQALTVEDPRGISHHYGNICASHLETCQSSPLFTLFKYNASLVGSRTLTYPFVHLPDTDVIFLGGTLGDVKLAGNPATTVERAGLFATLYLLKTTPEFQALGIEWEEMFSQYADDFRSDVISVSYAVSTTLDKELVFATDEVSPLAAIAAVLLCTFSVLSCAMADWVFSKSVLGVMGIVSASLAVAATLGLLSFAGVNFNIVALSMPFLILGIGLDDMFIMIAHWRKTNPCDSVEERLGKTYSEAAISITITTLTDAMAFGFGAISPLPAVRVFCFYTGVAVLFDYLFQITFFGACMVYGGHREAASAHCLTFKRVLPKRKDQSFIYRLFCAGGLTAEDRKLKSKGSCETGLMRFFRDYYGPALMTPVAKIFTLIVFCVYIGGAIYGCLMVTEGLELKLLAREGSPAFNFFETRTEYFLHYGPPVSVAIREKIEYSNPSVQRMLENIVTNFESSDYFHSSQYTEFWLRDYLRYLRAAKVPSNVSKEFFMSTLAGDFLEHPRFSRYTEDIVFADGSNRTEIESSRFILLADSLITTNQQIRMMAEVRKKSEESELTLTPFSPYFIVYEQFVRVRDLTIQNISIAIGSMFLVALVFIPHPLCSLVVALSIVSIQVGIIGYMSLWDVHLDGISMINIILCIGFSVDFSAHITYAFIGGKESSPGRHAAKRLSTAEQRAVMGLYSLGMPILQGALSTIIAIVVLNWSSSYVFRAFFKIMSMVMMFGMLHSLVFLPVLLSCFGGRIRLDPLEKEDPKKQFDISNIYTISKREGQQNAGFTGEDGTAEN; from the exons ATGACATCCTGCAACTGCATCGACCGAGTTCTTTCGAGAGTCTTTTACAGTTACGGCAAATTGGTTGCACGGCATCCGTTGGTGTTCTTCTTGGGACCCATGATCATAGCAGCAGGCCTGGCTGTCGGAATTATATTCCTGCAGATAGAAACGGATATCGTCTTTCTATTCTCGCCCGATGCGAGTCAAGCTCGAAAAGACGCTCCGTTTTTCTACGATGTCTTTCCAGTCGATTACAACAATTACTGGCAGAGTCGGGGAAATGGTTCGGAAGATCTTGGAGCGAGAGTTATCATCAAGCCCCTTGTTGGTGGTAACATTCTAACAGAAGAAGCAGTGTCAGAAATATTACGTTTTGATCATGGAGTGCAAGCATTGACCGTGGAAGACCCTCGTGGCATTTCGCATCATTATGGTAACATTTGTGCCTCTCATTTGGAAACATGTCAATCGAGTCCTCTGTTCACATTATTCAAGTACAATGCTAGTCTCGTGGGATCAAGAACCCTCACATATCCGTTTGTTCACCTGCCTGACACGGATGTAATTTTCCTTGGCGGTACTCTGGGAGACGTGAAGCTCGCTGGAAACCCCGCGACAACGGTGGAAAGAGCCGGGCTCTTTGCTACATTATACTTGCTTAAGACAACTCCAGAATTCCAGGCACTTGGCATCGAGTGGGAGGAGATGTTCTCTCAGTATGCAGATGACTTCCGGTCTGACGTCATTTCCGTTTCGTACGCCGTGTCCACCACGCTGGACAAAGAGCTCGTGTTCGCCACCGACGAGGTTTCCCCCCTTGCTGCGATCGCCGCGGTGCTTTTGTGCACCTTCTCTGTCTTGTCTTGCGCCATGGCTGACTGGGTGTTCAGCAAGTCTGTGCTGGGCGTCATGGGGATCGTCTCGGCATCTCTGGCCGTGGCAGCCACCTTGGGCCTCTTGTCCTTTGCAGGGGTCAACTTCAACATAGTTGCATTATCCATGCCATTTCTCATCCTCG GTATTGGACTTGATGACATGTTCATCATGATTGCACATTGGCGGAAGACCAACCCGTGTGACTCCGTAGAGGAACGACTGGGTAAGACGTACTCGGAGGCAGCAATCTCGATCACCATCACCACCCTCACTGACGCCATGGCCTTCGGGTTTGGCGCCATCTCTCCACTCCCCGCCGTGCGCGTCTTCTGCTTCTACACGGGAGTCGCCGTCCTCTTCGACTACCTCTTCCAAATCACCTTCTTCGGTGCCTGCATGGTGTATGGTGGCCACAGAGAAGCAGCCAGTGCTCACTGTCTAACTTTTAAAAGAGTACTTCCCAAAAGGAAAGATCAGTCATTCATTTATAGACTGTTCTGTGCCGGTGGATTAACTGCCGAGGATCGCAAATTGAAATCAAAGGGATCTTGTGAGACCGGTCTGATGCGATTCTTCAGGGACTACTACGGACCAGCGTTGATGACGCCAGTGGCCAAAATCTTTACACTGATTGTCTTTTGTGTGTACATAGGAGGTGCAATATATGGATGCCTCATGGTGACGGAAGGACTGGAACTAAAATTACTAGCGAGAGAAGGCTCTCCAGCTTTCAATTTTTTTGAAACGCGGACCGAGTATTTTTTACATTACGGCCCACCTGTCTCGGTTGCCATTCGAGAAAAAATAGAGTATAGCAACCCAAGTGTGCAGAGGATGTTAGAAAATATTGTCACAAACTTCGAAAGTAGTGATTACTTCCATTCATCCCAGTACACAGAGTTCTGGCTTCGGGATTACCTGCGCTATCTTAGAGCGGCGAAAGTTCCCAGCAATGTCTCGAAAGAATTCTTCATGTCCACACTCGCAGGGGACTTTCTTGAACATCCCCGCTTCAGTAGATACACTGAAGATATCGTTTTCGCTGATGGGTCAAACAGGACTGAAATAGAAAGCTCTCGTTTCATACTTCTTGCAGACAGTTTGATTACAACTAACCAGCAAATCCGCATGATGGCCGAGGTACGGAAGAAATCGGAAGAATCAGAACTGACACTAACCCCGTTCTCCCCGTACTTCATCGTCTACGAGCAGTTCGTGCGTGTGCGCGACCTCACCATCCAGAATATCTCAATTGCCATCGGCAGCATGTTCCTCGTTGCGCTCGTTTTTATTCCGCATCCTCTCTGCTCCCTGGTGGTCGCGCTCAGCATCGTCTCCATCCAGGTCGGGATCATCGGCTATATGTCGCTGTGGGACGTGCATCTCGACGGCATCTCCATGATCAACATCATCCTCTGCATCGGCTTCAGCGTGGACTTCTCAGCCCACATCACGTATGCTTTCATTGGTGGCAAAGAGAGCTCTCCCGGGAGACACGCGGCGAAGAGGTTGTCGACAGCCGAGCAACGCGCCGTCATGGGGCTGTACTCCTTGGGCATGCCCATCCTGCAGGGGGCGCTATCCACTATCATTGCCATCGTTGTGCTCAATTGGTCATCAAGCTACGTGTTTCGCGCCTTCTTCAAGATCATGAGCATGGTGATGATGTTTGGGATGCTTCATAGTCTGGTCTTCCTACCGGTGCTTCTCTCATGTTTCGGAGGGCGCATTCGACTCGACCCTCTTGAAAAGGAAGACCCGAAAAAGCAATTCG ATATATCAAACATCTATACGATCTCCAAACGCGAGGGTCAACAGAACGCGGGGTTTACGGGGGAAGACGGGACAGCTGAGAACtga